taacctctcactattacaataacagaggaggttagcattttatttCTATTGATTTTttaagtcacaagcttgatgtactCATTGCTtgttaggaatatgggaccaaataataacttttgactactttaatacacatataagtgaatttgtcccaatacttttggtcccctataCGTCATTTCTATAAgattcacctgatatggatgaaaatactctCAGATTAAAGCTGGCAGTCTGCACttacctcatagtcattgtatcatttcacaTCCAAAGTTCTGGAGTACAGAGCCCCAAAAAATGACTATATATTACATCACAGAGGTTCTATGCTAAACTGATTTAATGCAACCTCTCTGATTGTCACTTTCGCAATGTGTTCTCAGTTTTAAATCTTCTAGCTTCTTCTGAGCCGAAGTCTGTCAGCCGGTCGGTCGGTGGATCTGGGCAGGCAAGGTGAATGAAAGTATCAGCAACACTTTGCCTTTTTACTATTCTCGTTATCGGGGGGTCATGTCAATCGCTTGTTCGCCAAGGCATTGCCCTTGTTCCTAACAATGTCTCAGCAAAGGGAAAAACACTCATGAAAAGTTCGTAACAGACAGTCCCCTCCCACACAGACGGGTCTGTGTCACCTCGCCTCGAAACTAAGTGTTTTTCTattaaaagaaaaaaaagaaaaaaaaaaggctagatagagggagagtaaTGGTGCTAATTACAGGTTTAAACACGATGCTTTGTGAACAGACATTTGACCCCTAGGTActgtagggtggcaggtagcctagcagttagagcgttgagccaggACCTGAAAGGTTCGAaagtcgctggtttgaatacccggGCCGttaaggtgaaaaatctgtcagtgtgcccttaaccctaattctctCCAGGGTCGCTGTACTACTGTGGTTGACCCTgtaaaacacatttcactgcacctactTGGTGTATGtgaacatatttatttattttactgtacTCTGTACCCCTTCTGTTCCCCTTTCTTTTCTCCATGTCCTGTATGTGTTGGAGCGCAGGGAAAAATGATTGAAAGTATTTTAAAGCTCAGATACGGGTATCTTTTTCAGCACACTCTTTCACTTTAGTTTTTgaacttttttttgtccatttgttTGTTTTATTCTTTGTAAATGTTATagctataaaaaatatattttttttaaaattgtgtGTCTGTTATATAATGTTTGCTAGAAATAATAATATTAAAAAAGCTTTATAGATTTATACTGAATGAGGTGAATTTCTTCCCATATAAGATGTTGATTTGCTTCATGTCATTGGAAAGAGAGAATATCCAATTCTCCCATATTATGGTATATCATTATAATTCCATCTTTCCTCTAGACACATCGTAATCAAAACATTGCCATTATGGGAGCAGTCAAGCAGGGGGTTGAAACCAAAATCATTTTCCAATTgtttcgttctgaacagaaccattcttttttctgaacagaaccattatAGATCACTTTCGTTCATGATTCTTTTCCAGGTTtcagttctgttccctgaaccggttcttACCCCTGGTATgcactaatactactaataattgATGTCACTGCCAACACTTTAGTTCTAACACGACAAGAGAAAAGTTTATTATTGAAATAATTTGTTTctgattcatttgatctataaTCAGGTCTATACATCTGTGACAGGTTCAAACATCACATTATGGACATGAAACCATTTATATGCTTACTAGACTGGCTGtacatacagcgcattcggaaagtattcagacctcttgacttcttccacattttgttatgttacagccttattaaaatatgtattaaatctatttttctcatcaatctacacacaatatcccataatgagaaagcaaaaactgttttttagaagtTTTGGCATAtttaaataaaaactgaaatatcacatttacataagtattcagacccttcactcagtactttgttgaagtacctttggcagagattacagcctcgagtcttcttgggtatgacaccacaagcttggcacacctgtatttggggagtttctcccaatattctctgcagatcctctcaagctctgtcaagttggatggggagctcgcttcacagctattttcaggtctctccagagatgttcgatcgggttcaagtccaggctctggctgggccactcaaggatattcagagacttgtcctaaagccactcctgcattgtcttggctgtgtgcttagggtagttatcctgttggaaggtgaaccttcgcccccaaactgaggtcctgagtgctctggagcaggttttcatcaagggatctctctgtactttgctccattcatctttgcctcatcccgactagtctcccaggccctgcGCTGAAAAACctctccacagcatgatgttggcaccaccatgcttcaccgtagggatggtgccaagtttcctccagacgtgacgcttggaattcaggccaaagagttcaatcttggtttcatcagactagagaatcttgaatctcatggtctgagagtgctttaggtgcctttggcaaactccaagcaggctgtcatgtgccttttactgaggagtggcttccgtcgggCCACTGTACCGTCgggcctgattggttgagtgcagcagagatggttgtccttctggaaggttctcccatctccacagaggacctctggagctctgtcagagtgaccatcgggttcttggtcacctccctgaccaaggcccttctcccccgattgctcaatttggccagctcggccagctctaggaagagtcttgctggttccaaacttcttccatttaataaaggccactttgttcttggggaccttcaatgctgcagaacgtttttgatacccttccccagatctgtgcctcgacacgatcctgtcttggagctctctaaattcctttgacctcatggcttggtttttgctctggcatgcactgtcaactgtgagatcTTATAttgacagttgtgtgcctttacaaatcatgtccaatcagttaaatttaccacagttggactacAGTTCtacaataaagttgtagaaaaatctcaaggatgatcaatggaaacggagTTGGATGGagttcaatttcaagtctcatagcaaagggtctgaatacttatgtaaataaggtgccTCCagcattatgggctattgtgtgtagattgatgagggataaaaattatgttttacatttttgaataacgctgtaacgtaacaaaatgtcaaaaaagtcaaggggtctgaatactttccaaacacACTGTACATTTCTATCACAAGTTGATTATGAGGTAAATGGAAGTTTTTCACATTGTACAagatactgtaaaaaaaaaatgcttaaACAACGCATTGAGAAAACATAATGACAAAAGATGTCAAACATTTACTGGCAAAATTATGACTTTCTCTGTTGATTACAGGGCTGGAGGAATGTAACcaatctcaaattcatagacagcgcTATTGATgtgaggactgaccatccatgatatcaaaattataggtataaccatgttttgaggctatacattgtttgtttacatttactttgtttacaaacattggagttaaacaagcttatattttgttGAACTAACCCCATGagacatttataagttatattcttcaataatatCATATCCTacttttttctagatttttttaatAGATGTATCAACTGCAGATTATCGATTTAAGAAAACTATGTGAGATATATCTGTTCCAAGCATACTTGCTCCTACCTGTGTCGTAGCATATTGTTCTCTGCTCTCTTAAGGTTGAGGTATATGTTGCTTTCCACAGGGCATACAGTAAACCTACACTGACCGTGTCTTGAGTCTCCACTCACCCCCCATCATGGCTGGCTAAGCTGGGACAGGAGGGGCCACCAGGGGGGACTGGTGATGTTCCCCAGGGGTTACTCAGAGGGGTGTCCTGGGCTCCTTACCGCTGGGGCAGGGGGTGTGGCtgaccctctccctcttcccccatgGTCTTGTGTGTGTGAAGGCGCGGTCTCCCCTCTGTCCCCATCCTCAGGCACCTATGCAGTAGGTTGACAGCAAACAGGGGCACCACCTGCACAcgaagacacacagacaggaagacatTGTCACTGACTATGACTACGAGGACCTCTGCTGGTAGCTGGAATACATGCGGCAGGGAAAGACCTGGATTACTATATAAGAATATATGATTCAGCAAAGGTGCAGTTGCTGATTGTAGCACAGGAATTCCCTAATCCACAGTGACTCCTGACCCCATCCCATTAACCACCTGTGCAATGATCAGTTTCCTGGTTTTCAGTTGGCTGGCGTCAGGAAACTCCTCACCAAAGCAGAGGTCAATCTCATAGCGAGGTTTGGGTCCCGCCCCCTGGATATAGTCCTGGAGCTCTGTGGAGAGATAAgggaaaggatggagagagagataaggagaggaatggagagagagagaaggggatggagagagagagagaaggggagggatggagagagagaaggggatggatggagagagagaagggggtggagagagagagagaaggggagggatggagagagagaaggggatggagagagagataaggagagggatgagaggaagataaggagaggaatggagagagagaaggggatggagagagagagagaaggggagggatggagagagagaaggggctggagagagagagaaggggagggatggagagagagagagaaggggatggatggagagagagaaggggagggatggagagaaagataaGGAGAGGGATGATAGAAAGAtatggagaggaatggagagagagaaggggatgtagagagagagagaaggggaggggtggagagagagagagaaggggatggatggagagagagaaggggatggagagagagagagaaagggggtggagaaagagagagaaggggatggatggagagagcgaaggggagggatggagagagataaggagaggaatggagagagagaaggggatggagagagagacggaaggggagggatggagagagagaaaatgggatggatggagagagaaggggagggatggagagagagataaggagagggatgagagaaagataaggagaggaatggagagagagaaggggatagagagagagaaggggagggatggagagagagagagaaggggatggatggagagaaagataatgagaggaatggagagagagagggggatggagagagagagagaaggggagggatggagagagagataaggagagggatgagagaaagataaggagaggaatggagagagagaaggggatggagagagagagagaaggggagggatggagagagagaaggggatggagagagagaaggggagggatggagagagagagagaaggggatggatggagagagagaaggggagggatggagagaaagataaggagagggatgagagaaagatacaaagaggaatggagagagagaaggggatggagagagagagagaaggggagggatggagagagagcgagaaggggatggatggagagagagaaggggatggagagagagagagaagggggggtggagagagagagagaaggggatggatggagagagcgaaggggagggatggagagagataaggagaagaatggagagagagaaggggatggagagagagagggaaggggagggatggagagagataaaatgggatggatggagagagaaggggagggatggagagagagataaggagagggatgagagcaagataaggagaggaatggagagagagaaggggatagagagagagaaggggagggatggagagagagagagaatgggatggatggagagagataatgagaggaatggagagagagagggggatggagagagagagagaaggggagggatggagagagagataaggagaaggatgagagaaagataaggagaggaatgggggagagaaggggatggagagagagaagggcaggggtggagagagagataaggagaggaacagagagagagaacgggatgcagaaagagaaggggggggatggagagagaagggggggatggagagagagagggagagatggagagagataaggagaggaatggaggaacaaaaggggagggatggagagagataaggagagggatggagagagagagggggagagatggagagagataaggagagggatggagagagataaggTTTAGTAAGGCCCCTACCCTTCAGAAATATAGCTGTGTCCAGCAGCTTGCAGGTCCTCTCCCTGTCCAGTTTGTTGggcctgtctgtgtgttgggCCAGGGGGCCACTCCAGTACACCCTGCCCTGGCAGAACCTCTTGATAAACACCCCGTCTGGAGCAACCCACACCAGGACGCCCCTCTCCAGGTGGGGCAGCAGGCGGCCCATGGCCTCAGCGATGCCCGGGGGAAGATGGATGACCCCTGGAGGGGGGAAGGGGACCTGTTGGGCTGTGCAGGGTCCATAGATCCTCTCATTCCCCAGGGGCACTTGACCCTGCAGGAGGAAACAGCCGTCTGGGGTGCTGGTGGTCACATCCACTACTAGCTGGCCCTGATAGAACAGACACACCCGCACACGCaagtctggacacacacacacagacgcaagcaaacacacacacacacacacacaaacactaattAATCAATCAAGCATCAACCACTCAGTTCCGTTTTTCTGGGAGTGCTGTagcagcacccctacttcccatgATGTGCCAGCACTACTGAGACCCTCCAGGCTCTAGTTTGAATGATACTGCAGTGTATGGGTTGTCTTACCAGAGATCTGTGGTGTAGGGACGACtatggagagaggagcagagccaTCCCTCTGAGGATTCCCTGTGTTGGACCAGTAGTACATATGGTCCCCTGCCAAGCCCTCTAGATGAGAGAGAACGCACACAAATATATCTGACTCAACATTGTTCAGTTATTCAGATACCAGACACAAGTACATGGAGGATGATACTGACCTCTGGAGTTGACTCTTCCATCCCTGGCCTCTGATTCACTATTGCAGCCAAACTGAGGGGACACACATATTTACAGCAAATGATCTGACTTGTAGAACATTCAGTGCAAATGTGCAAAACTTCATTCATACGTAAATGTAAAGTTATTGCAACCATTATCCTCTAGATGGCAGAAACTATCCACCTGCTACACAGCATTGAAGAGAAAACCTGCCGTGTTACCTGTGGATGGTGTGTGACAATGTTCCTCAGTGGAACACTGGAGCGGCTGGTCTGGATGATCACCTGACTCTCAGGCTGAGGAGATTCTGAGACAGAGGAGGAATAGAGAGTAAATAATCACACGTTTAACCCATAAAGGGCCCTGAGCTCTCTACACCAGAGCTTCATGAGACTGAACATTGCAGTTACTGGTACCTgagtctctgcctgtctctggcTCTGCCTGGATGTGGTAGACCTTGTAGGGCTCGGATACATCTAACTGGCTGCGCTCTGGGACTTCTTTGAAGTCTGTGCTCttgttgaaggcacagcggagaCGAGTCTTCCAGGTGGTGGGATCTGCCTTGTCCCTCCCCTCCCGATACTTCCCCTTATACACTGCCCACGCCtggtagggacacacacacacacacacacataaacacatgcacacacacacacaaagaaggaTATGAGTGCCAAAAGAGAAACACAGAGTGCGTTAATGGCTGATGAACATAGAAGAAGAGTAACACTTGTACTGATATGCACATGGACATCCAAATCAATGCATTAATTAGGTCTATATCAATATATTGACCATTCTATTAAATACAATTGGACTAGACACACTGCCAATCttgtgttaaaaaaaatgtagaaaaacaaTATACATTCTAACCTTGAATAGTGCTGCATCTTCGTTCAGACTATAGTCCTGTTTTGCCGCGTGTTTCCATGGGATCCTGAACATAGTTTTGTCTTCGTTCTCCCAGGTAAGTCCTGCATACTTTCCGCTGTCTATCTGCGCTATCAGCCACTCTCTCAAACGCATTTTCTTGACCAGCTCCACCATCTTCAAAATACATATGAAACAAATAGGCCCCGAACATAAAATCTAAAAGTTGTAGTTGTACGTGTAGACCACAAGTAGACCTATAACACAAAATGATTCATCAAAATAAATTGTTATCAAATAAAATGTCTATGTTTCAGCACAACGAATATGACCATGGAAATGTCGCCATGAAAGTAATCATCAAGCACTGTAGAAGTGCTCGGGGCGCCTTTTTAAGTGAAAATGAAAGTAAAACGTGGGCTAAAGCAAAGATTATCTATGTGAGAGTACTTTCAGTTTCCGACTGGATttgtaggctacatgtcatagGCTCATTTAGCGCCCAGAGTGCAGTGAGGTGTGAGATTACACAAAATAAAACTATTTTATCCTAAATACATTATTAGAATAAGTAATTTTAGCTTACCTATTCTTTTGTAAAACAAGACATCTCTCTACCTTATAGGCTTACAGTCCGTTCAGTTATGATCAAATATTGCGTGCCATTTATAGTATTTCGAAACAACTGTTTCAATATCTGAAGTCATCTATTATCAGTTACCTACCAGCCTAGTTTATTTTCCTGATGACTGAGTAGCCTAGACAAtgtctttccctttcccttcctcaTGCGGTGGATGGAGTTTCATGCACCACAGTAATGCTCTTTCAGGATGAATAGCTAAACATCCGTTTATTTCATGAAGGGTTGTTAAAGTCCCAGGGCCACATAGGTCTACAGATCATTTCATTTCATAAATCATTAATATGATTGTAGCCCCCATCAAAAGACCTACTAAAAATACATCAAAAAGGAGAGGGAAGATATTTATCACATTATTATGaagttatatttatatatatatatatatatatcctttatttaactaggcaagtcagttaagaacaaattcttatttgcaatgacggcctaccccgaccaaacccggatgatgctgggcaattgtgcgccgccctatggaactcccattcgcggccggttgtgatacagtctggaatcgaaccagggtctgtagtgatgcctctagcactgagatgcagtgccttagactcctacaccactcaggagccctatatatatatatatcatagcTTGGTTGAAAGTAACTGAAAAacattgaaatacatttttagCAATTAAAGGCTGTCCCATAAGCAATTGTGCCTATCTCTCCTCCCCCAGTCTATgtggtgaggtacagagatgagaggagtggagagagttTGACAGATGAAACAAGGGGATGTCCCCTTCAATCAACACTGGAATAAATGTGTGTTGTTATTAAAGAGGACCCCCTGGGTAGTCATGTTGTTTCCTGCTCTCAGCCAGGCAATGCGCACTTTCTTTAAAAAACTGTAggtatgtgtgtgattgtgtgtgtgtgtgtgtgtgtgggtgtgtgcatgggTTTGTGCGCGGGTGTGTGCGCggttgtgtgtgtgcctgggtgtgcatgtgtgtgtgtgcctgggtgtgcgtgtatgtgtgcgtgggtgtgtgcgtgggtgtgcgcGCGGGTGTGCGCGTGTGGTtgtgtgcatgggtgtgtgtgtgtgcctgggtgtgtgtgcgtgggtttgcgcgtgtgtgtgcctgggtgtgtgtgtgtgtgcgtgtgcgtgtacgtgtttctctgtctgctataggtttgGATTCCTGTTCTTCACCACAGCAGTGACAATGAAGGTTAATTTAGCCTCTGACGCAAAGGGGGAGAAACATCTGGACAAGTCAGCACACAACATATATGTTTGGAACAGAGATGGAGTGTTCCAACAAGGTAAAGATTTGTCCTTAGCTGTCTCAGTATTCACATTCTTTTGAGATAGGAAATCACCTTTAAAGGTGCactcacactcgcacacacacacacacacacacacacacacacacacacacacacacacacacacatacaaactgaTTAGAATTACCTTACGCTAACGCAATCTTCCGCTGGaacaaccaacacacacacgtatgcacgcatgcagccacacacacacacacactcaaaaacacacacacgcactcataaTACTAAAATGACTCCTATTGGCTAAGATCTAACTCGCCCACGTACTGAAACCTGATAACAAATTCCATGTGAAAGTGAAAGTTACGAGGATtgttctggaaaggctttccagcTTCGGCTTTTTTTTACTACCAGCAATGAAAAAATAACAAGCAGTACTTTCAGTCAGATCAACTGGTAGAAATAGAGTCCATGTCATTGCCTGGCCTACCGAAAGTACAAGAACAAGGACCATATTatagacagtaccagtcaaaagtttggacacacctactccttccagggtttttatatatttttactattttctacattgtagaagaatattgaagacatcataactatgaaattacacatatggaataatgtagtaaccaaaaacatgttaaacaaatcaaaatagattttatatttgagattgttcagagtagccaacctttgccttgatgacagctttgcacacacgtAATATAGAGAGGAAGgacagtcaatgcagaacatttcaagaacgttgacatttttttcaagtgcagttgcaaaataaAGGGCTCCCTattggtgcagcggtctaaggcacatcTTAGTGCTTGAGGCTTCActgcagacaccctggttcaaatccaggctgtttcacaaccagtcgtgtttgggagtcccatagggcggtgtgaaattggcccagcgtcatctgggtttggccggtgtaggctgtcattgtaaataagaatttgttcctaactgacttggctagttaaataaaggctcaattaaaaaatatatagatatatgatgaaactgactctcaggagcaccgccacaagaaaggaagacccagagttacctctgctgaagaggataagttcattagagttgcgcctcagattgcagcccaaataaatgcttcacagaggtcaagtaacagacacatctcaacctcaactgttcagatgagactgcatgaatcaggtcttcatggtcaaaatgctgcaaagaaactactactaaaggacaccaataagaaaaagacaCTTGCTTGGATCAAGAAACACAAGAAATGGACATTTGAccagtgaaaatctgtcctttggtctgatgagtccaaatttgagatttttggttccaaccgccgtgtctttgtgagacgcagagtaggtgaatggatgatctctgcataagtagttcccaccgtgaagcctggaggagttgtgatggtgctttgctggtgacactgtcagtgatttatttagaattcaaggcacacttaaccaccat
This window of the Oncorhynchus clarkii lewisi isolate Uvic-CL-2024 chromosome 16, UVic_Ocla_1.0, whole genome shotgun sequence genome carries:
- the LOC139368785 gene encoding interferon regulatory factor 4-like is translated as MVELVKKMRLREWLIAQIDSGKYAGLTWENEDKTMFRIPWKHAAKQDYSLNEDAALFKAWAVYKGKYREGRDKADPTTWKTRLRCAFNKSTDFKEVPERSQLDVSEPYKVYHIQAEPETGRDSESPQPESQVIIQTSRSSVPLRNIVTHHPQFGCNSESEARDGRVNSREGLAGDHMYYWSNTGNPQRDGSAPLSIVVPTPQISDLRVRVCLFYQGQLVVDVTTSTPDGCFLLQGQVPLGNERIYGPCTAQQVPFPPPGVIHLPPGIAEAMGRLLPHLERGVLVWVAPDGVFIKRFCQGRVYWSGPLAQHTDRPNKLDRERTCKLLDTAIFLKELQDYIQGAGPKPRYEIDLCFGEEFPDASQLKTRKLIIAQVVPLFAVNLLHRCLRMGTEGRPRLHTHKTMGEEGEGQPHPLPQR